In the genome of Ignavibacteriales bacterium, one region contains:
- a CDS encoding DUF1501 domain-containing protein — protein sequence MDRRSFLRNLGVITGAGTVSMALGNIPVKAFAKSFLNIQAVNGKVIVLLQMSGGNDGLNTVIPIEDSMYYNARPNIRILKNDALRLNNLTGLHPSMQPIKSLYDEGKVAVVQNVGYANPDRSHFRSTDIWLSASDSNVVIDDGWVGRFLARVFPEYTEFNLDHPMAIQIGSTQSALLECTCQGTMGISFENPNQFYQLINGSTADNDPPPNTIAGNQLRYIKEIAARSIRYAQIIKEKADTVQNLATYPNSQLGRQLAIVAELIAGGLETPVYLTSIGGFDTHSGQSGSHANLLGGMSEAIAAFQQDLELLGVADRVVLMTFSEFGRRVEQNGSGGTDHGTAAPLFVIGKNVKGGVVGNNPDLADLDNNGDIKYEYDFRQIYATLLRDQLGMPADRMPEVLTRSFETLPLISVKNIASGGPSAFQIRQNYPNPFNPYTTINYSLRVPQSIKLKVFSPVGDEVVTLASGYQEAGNYTVRFGGGDYPSGVYYCRLESGSYRQTIKMVLLK from the coding sequence ATGGATAGAAGATCATTTTTAAGAAACCTTGGAGTAATAACCGGAGCCGGAACTGTCTCAATGGCTCTCGGCAACATTCCCGTTAAAGCATTTGCAAAATCTTTCCTGAATATTCAGGCTGTGAATGGAAAAGTTATTGTACTGCTTCAGATGAGCGGTGGTAATGACGGGTTAAATACAGTAATACCAATTGAAGATAGTATGTACTACAACGCACGACCGAACATCAGGATACTAAAAAATGACGCACTAAGGTTGAATAACCTTACAGGTTTACATCCTTCAATGCAGCCCATCAAATCATTGTATGATGAAGGTAAAGTTGCAGTTGTGCAGAATGTCGGTTATGCAAATCCCGACAGATCGCACTTCCGATCTACTGATATCTGGTTAAGTGCATCAGATTCCAATGTTGTAATTGATGATGGCTGGGTGGGAAGATTTCTTGCAAGAGTATTTCCGGAGTACACCGAATTCAATTTAGATCACCCGATGGCTATACAGATTGGTTCAACACAATCTGCGTTGCTTGAATGTACCTGCCAGGGAACAATGGGAATTTCGTTTGAGAATCCAAATCAATTTTATCAGCTAATAAATGGAAGCACAGCCGATAACGATCCGCCGCCAAACACAATAGCGGGGAATCAGTTAAGATACATCAAAGAAATTGCAGCACGCTCAATACGTTATGCACAAATAATTAAGGAGAAAGCAGACACAGTACAAAACCTGGCTACATATCCAAACTCTCAGTTAGGAAGACAGCTTGCAATCGTTGCTGAACTAATTGCAGGCGGACTTGAGACACCCGTATACTTAACTTCAATCGGTGGATTTGATACACATTCGGGTCAGTCCGGAAGTCATGCAAATCTGTTAGGCGGTATGTCAGAAGCAATAGCAGCCTTCCAGCAGGATCTTGAATTGCTCGGTGTTGCAGACAGAGTTGTACTGATGACTTTCTCTGAATTCGGAAGAAGAGTTGAACAGAACGGCAGCGGCGGTACCGATCACGGAACTGCTGCACCATTATTTGTAATTGGAAAAAATGTTAAAGGCGGAGTGGTTGGAAATAATCCTGACTTAGCTGATCTTGATAATAACGGTGATATAAAATATGAGTATGACTTCAGACAGATTTATGCAACTTTATTAAGAGATCAATTAGGTATGCCTGCCGACAGAATGCCTGAAGTACTGACAAGAAGTTTTGAAACACTGCCATTGATATCTGTTAAGAATATTGCATCTGGCGGACCGAGTGCTTTCCAGATAAGACAGAACTATCCGAATCCGTTTAATCCATACACAACGATAAACTATTCTCTCAGGGTTCCGCAGTCAATAAAATTAAAAGTATTTTCACCTGTCGGTGATGAAGTTGTCACACTAGCAAGTGGTTACCAGGAAGCAGGCAACTACACTGTTCGCTTTGGCGGCGGTGATTATCCAAGCGGTGTTTATTATTGCAGGCTTGAATCAGGTTCTTATCGACAAACAATTAAAATGGTGTTATTAAAATAA
- a CDS encoding radical SAM protein — translation MNSSIVDHTKLYRLPWTLPDNAISWLEPTSACNLACDGCYRENVNDSHKTLDEVKHELDVFQKMRTSDCISIAGGDPLLHPQIIDIVSDIKSRGIKPVLNTNGKALTKELLTELKKAGVFGFTFHVDSKQGRPGEWKGKNELELNELRYHYARMLADAKGISCSFNSTVYEDTLQFVPDMIEWAQKNIDIVQTMVFIAYRYVIPDMPLDWYAGGQKVDWDKIMYHTDRVRKVDIKSTDVLAKVREKFPEFTPAAYLNGTEAADSFKWMLTERVGVKGRIFGYMGPKFMEFVMSSYHFRTGKYLSYASPKETGLGKSILLLAILDKGAGKSAKKYLGYLIANPFRIFKKLHFQSIMFIQPVDFMQDGGQNMCDGCPDITVWNDKLVYSCRLEEPKKFGTFLRSVRKDVN, via the coding sequence ATGAACTCCTCAATTGTTGATCACACAAAACTGTACCGCTTACCTTGGACTTTACCAGATAACGCAATCTCCTGGCTCGAACCGACATCAGCCTGTAACTTAGCCTGTGACGGTTGTTACAGGGAGAATGTTAACGACTCGCATAAAACTTTAGATGAAGTAAAACACGAACTTGATGTCTTCCAGAAAATGCGTACATCGGACTGCATATCTATCGCAGGCGGTGATCCACTATTACATCCGCAGATAATTGATATTGTTAGCGATATAAAATCGAGAGGAATAAAACCAGTCTTGAACACAAACGGCAAAGCATTAACTAAAGAACTTCTTACTGAACTTAAAAAAGCCGGAGTGTTTGGATTCACATTTCACGTTGACAGTAAGCAGGGAAGACCCGGCGAATGGAAAGGTAAGAATGAACTTGAACTGAATGAACTCCGTTATCATTATGCAAGAATGCTCGCTGACGCAAAAGGTATTTCATGTTCATTCAACTCGACAGTGTATGAAGATACACTTCAGTTTGTTCCTGATATGATTGAATGGGCTCAGAAGAATATTGATATAGTGCAGACTATGGTATTCATCGCATACAGGTATGTGATTCCTGATATGCCTCTTGACTGGTATGCCGGAGGACAGAAAGTTGACTGGGATAAAATAATGTATCACACAGACAGAGTCAGAAAAGTGGATATTAAATCAACTGATGTTCTTGCAAAGGTAAGAGAAAAATTTCCGGAGTTTACTCCGGCGGCGTATCTTAACGGCACCGAAGCTGCTGATTCATTCAAGTGGATGCTGACTGAAAGGGTTGGAGTGAAAGGCAGAATATTCGGTTATATGGGTCCTAAGTTTATGGAATTTGTGATGAGCAGTTACCACTTCAGAACTGGAAAATATTTGTCGTATGCTTCACCAAAAGAAACAGGATTGGGTAAATCAATTCTTTTGCTGGCTATATTAGATAAAGGTGCTGGAAAGTCTGCAAAGAAATATCTTGGTTATCTTATCGCAAATCCATTCAGGATTTTCAAGAAGCTTCACTTCCAATCAATTATGTTTATACAGCCGGTTGACTTTATGCAGGATGGTGGACAGAATATGTGCGATGGCTGTCCGGACATTACTGTTTGGAACGATAAACTTGTTTACTCGTGCAGACTTGAAGAACCGAAAAAGTTCGGAACGTTTTTACGAAGTGTTCGCAAGGATGTGAATTAG
- a CDS encoding DUF362 domain-containing protein, whose protein sequence is MLKYIKSLLLIGLIISNVNILAAPQGLDTEKSAATNTGNQPIVYMTKNITPDGLMAVYNALNHKLPGKVAVKISTGEPGGKNFLSPDLIKELVHEVNGTIVECNTAYGGPRSTTESHKKVAEDHGFTAIANVDILDEDSSISLPFDKGVNIKEDFVGSHFRNYDSFIILSHFKGHQMGGFGGAIKNMSIGIASAGGKVWIHTAGLTDKTTEFMKAFTIPQDKFLESMAEAAGAIIESLGNKILYISVMNNLSIDCDCNNNPTKPTMNDIGILSSDDPVALDQACVDLVYKAHDGHDLIKRMEEKNAIHTLEHGEMLGIGSRTYELVIIE, encoded by the coding sequence ATGTTAAAGTATATCAAATCTCTTCTTCTTATCGGTTTAATCATTTCAAACGTTAATATTCTTGCAGCGCCGCAGGGATTGGACACAGAAAAATCTGCCGCAACAAATACAGGCAATCAACCAATTGTGTATATGACTAAAAATATTACTCCCGATGGGTTGATGGCTGTATACAACGCGCTGAATCATAAATTACCTGGAAAGGTCGCAGTTAAAATCAGTACAGGCGAACCGGGTGGGAAAAATTTTCTTTCACCGGATTTGATTAAAGAATTAGTCCACGAAGTAAACGGAACAATCGTTGAATGTAACACGGCATATGGTGGTCCAAGGTCAACAACTGAGTCACATAAAAAGGTAGCTGAAGATCATGGTTTTACCGCGATTGCTAATGTGGATATCCTTGATGAAGACAGCTCAATTTCTTTGCCTTTTGATAAAGGTGTTAATATAAAGGAAGACTTCGTCGGCTCACATTTCAGGAACTATGATTCGTTTATCATTTTATCTCACTTCAAAGGTCATCAGATGGGTGGATTCGGAGGAGCGATAAAAAATATGTCTATCGGAATTGCCTCTGCAGGCGGTAAAGTGTGGATACACACTGCTGGTTTAACTGATAAGACCACAGAATTTATGAAAGCATTTACAATACCACAGGATAAATTTCTTGAATCAATGGCAGAAGCTGCCGGTGCGATTATAGAAAGTCTTGGTAACAAGATTCTTTATATAAGTGTTATGAACAATTTATCGATTGATTGTGATTGTAATAACAACCCGACAAAACCAACTATGAATGATATCGGTATATTATCATCCGACGATCCTGTTGCACTTGATCAGGCTTGTGTTGATCTCGTTTATAAAGCACACGACGGACATGATCTGATTAAAAGAATGGAAGAAAAAAATGCAATACATACACTTGAACATGGTGAAATGCTTGGTATCGGAAGCAGAACTTATGAGCTCGTAATTATAGAGTGA
- a CDS encoding sigma-54-dependent Fis family transcriptional regulator, whose protein sequence is MNKKAKLMIVDDEQIVRQSLKHWFEEDGYLVETASDGESAFEKFERGKFDLLFVDMKMPGMSGLDLLIKVKAVDPDVVVILITAFASVPSAIKALKNGAFDYITKPIDPDELSHLAANAVKQRELKLENIALKSSIDQMVTPDALIGESKEMKKILAQVTTVAPTDTNIIIRGENGTGKELLAKAIHTNSQRKYKPFVSVNCSVLSDQLIECDLFGHEKDALSGLHFKRRGKLETVAGGTLFLDEVASLSPSMQFALLKIIESKQFQRIGSTDAIATDFRLIAATNAPLDEMVKEGTFREDLYYKMNVVSIALPTLRERIEDIPILTDHFLKKFTASMNKCEKSFSREAMDFLMNYEWPGNVRELENAIERAVVVSKKETIEVDDLPFRISSQNYYYDGHDKSLSAMEKKHITIILHENKWNISRSAEMLNIDRVTLYNKISKYGLQRKKRGEV, encoded by the coding sequence ATGAACAAAAAAGCAAAACTAATGATAGTCGATGACGAACAAATTGTCAGGCAATCACTTAAACACTGGTTTGAAGAAGATGGTTACCTGGTTGAGACCGCATCAGACGGTGAATCCGCATTTGAAAAATTTGAACGCGGAAAATTTGATCTGCTGTTCGTTGATATGAAAATGCCCGGAATGAGCGGACTTGATCTTCTCATCAAAGTTAAAGCGGTTGACCCTGATGTGGTAGTAATTCTGATCACTGCATTTGCTTCAGTCCCATCAGCAATAAAAGCTTTGAAGAACGGCGCGTTCGACTATATCACAAAACCAATTGATCCTGATGAACTTTCTCATCTTGCCGCGAACGCTGTAAAGCAGCGTGAACTGAAACTTGAAAACATCGCACTAAAAAGCAGTATCGATCAGATGGTAACACCCGATGCGCTTATCGGTGAAAGCAAAGAAATGAAAAAGATCCTGGCGCAGGTAACAACTGTTGCGCCTACCGACACAAATATCATCATAAGAGGTGAAAACGGTACGGGTAAAGAACTGCTGGCAAAAGCAATCCATACAAACAGTCAACGCAAGTATAAACCGTTTGTATCGGTTAATTGCAGTGTGTTATCTGATCAGCTAATTGAATGCGACTTGTTCGGACATGAGAAGGATGCACTTTCAGGTTTACATTTTAAACGCAGAGGTAAGCTGGAAACTGTCGCGGGAGGAACTTTATTTCTTGATGAAGTCGCATCACTTTCACCAAGTATGCAATTCGCTCTTCTCAAAATAATTGAATCAAAACAGTTCCAGCGTATAGGAAGTACTGATGCTATTGCAACGGACTTCCGTCTTATTGCAGCGACCAATGCACCGCTCGATGAAATGGTTAAGGAAGGTACCTTCCGTGAAGATCTGTATTACAAAATGAATGTTGTTTCAATTGCATTGCCTACACTACGTGAAAGGATTGAAGACATACCAATACTGACAGATCACTTCCTCAAAAAATTTACTGCGTCAATGAATAAATGTGAAAAAAGTTTTTCACGTGAGGCTATGGATTTCCTGATGAATTACGAATGGCCCGGCAATGTACGCGAACTTGAGAACGCAATTGAAAGAGCTGTTGTTGTCAGTAAGAAAGAAACGATTGAAGTTGATGATCTCCCATTCAGGATAAGCTCACAGAATTATTATTATGATGGTCACGATAAGAGTCTTTCCGCAATGGAGAAGAAGCATATCACCATTATACTCCACGAGAATAAATGGAACATCTCGCGCAGCGCGGAGATGCTTAACATTGACAGAGTAACTCTCTACAACAAGATCAGTAAGTACGGACTGCAGAGAAAAAAAAGGGGTGAAGTGTAG
- a CDS encoding HAMP domain-containing protein, with the protein MWDKLKIIKRLFSRLSIKLILGISTILLINLAIYTYITHKHLKANLLEARSESAFNTSDLIKKSTRYSMLLNRREDVYQIINTVGTESGVERIRIYNKSGHISFSTDASEIGQFVDKYNEACVVCHSQKELPHILPKEKMIREFTRTDGRKVIGLINPIKNDEDCYNDACHAHSSDTKILGVLDVILSTEKNDELVKANISDLFSNGLIITALISVFSILLIAIVITKPLSKISRGIEEISNGILDYQIDINSKDELGQMALQFNLMSNKLKTAYEEIKDWSETLNQRVNEKNEELKNIYEQISQTEKLASLGKLSATVAHELNNPLEGILTYSKLISKKLAKLNENNDFTEMISYLKLISDESTRCGKIVKDLLLFARKGTTDYSNNYLSDIIDKSLMLLRHHFEMNKIKVIHRYCSENPEVYCDSQKIVQALVAVIVNSIEAIGTEGTIDIHLTTDEEFANIRITDTGKGIAEEDQPYIFEPFFSTKGKTSGTGLGLPVAYGIVNQHKGKMRVEQTSARGTTMLIQLPLTNFNEAI; encoded by the coding sequence ATGTGGGACAAGCTAAAAATTATAAAACGACTCTTCAGCAGGCTTAGTATAAAGCTTATACTTGGCATCTCCACCATCCTGCTGATCAACCTTGCAATTTACACTTACATAACCCACAAACATTTAAAAGCTAATCTGCTTGAAGCACGTTCTGAAAGTGCTTTTAATACAAGCGACCTTATAAAAAAATCCACACGCTATAGTATGCTGTTAAACAGGCGCGAAGATGTTTACCAGATAATCAATACAGTCGGAACTGAATCAGGTGTTGAGAGGATAAGAATATACAACAAATCCGGGCATATAAGTTTTTCTACCGATGCAAGTGAGATAGGACAATTTGTAGATAAGTATAATGAAGCCTGTGTTGTTTGTCATTCACAGAAAGAACTTCCTCACATTCTTCCAAAAGAAAAAATGATAAGAGAGTTTACAAGGACTGATGGTCGTAAAGTAATTGGATTAATCAATCCGATAAAAAATGATGAGGACTGTTATAACGATGCCTGTCATGCACATTCATCCGATACAAAAATACTTGGTGTACTTGATGTAATTCTCTCAACAGAAAAAAATGATGAACTTGTAAAAGCTAACATTAGCGATCTCTTCTCGAATGGTTTAATAATAACTGCACTCATCTCAGTTTTTTCAATCCTTCTGATTGCCATTGTGATAACAAAACCACTTAGTAAGATATCCAGGGGTATTGAAGAAATTTCAAACGGTATACTTGATTACCAGATTGATATAAATTCAAAGGATGAACTTGGTCAGATGGCGCTTCAGTTTAATTTAATGTCCAACAAACTTAAAACTGCATACGAAGAAATTAAGGACTGGTCTGAAACACTTAATCAGCGGGTGAATGAGAAGAACGAGGAACTAAAAAACATTTACGAACAAATATCACAGACTGAAAAACTTGCCTCACTGGGCAAACTTTCTGCAACTGTTGCACACGAATTGAATAATCCTCTGGAGGGTATTCTCACTTATTCAAAACTTATTTCAAAAAAATTAGCAAAGCTAAATGAGAATAATGATTTCACTGAAATGATAAGCTACCTTAAACTCATCTCGGACGAATCAACACGATGCGGAAAAATTGTTAAAGATCTTCTGTTGTTTGCGCGTAAAGGTACGACCGATTATTCCAATAATTATTTATCCGACATCATTGATAAAAGTTTAATGCTTCTCCGCCATCACTTTGAAATGAATAAAATAAAAGTGATACACAGATACTGCAGTGAGAATCCCGAAGTATACTGCGACAGTCAGAAAATTGTTCAGGCGCTTGTCGCTGTAATTGTCAATTCAATCGAGGCAATTGGGACAGAGGGAACAATAGACATACATTTAACAACTGATGAAGAATTTGCAAACATAAGAATTACAGATACAGGCAAAGGAATTGCTGAAGAAGATCAGCCATACATCTTTGAACCATTCTTTTCAACAAAAGGAAAAACAAGCGGAACAGGATTAGGACTTCCTGTTGCATACGGAATTGTTAATCAGCATAAAGGCAAAATGCGTGTTGAGCAGACATCGGCAAGGGGCACAACAATGTTAATTCAACTACCACTAACAAATTTTAATGAAGCGATATGA
- a CDS encoding 4Fe-4S dicluster domain-containing protein produces the protein MAKQNRRDFFKTTALLGAGITGLSSKPAKAAPENILSEDRMGVLVDTTVCVGCRNCEWACKNAHDLPAGNIEDYADRSVYEKMRRPNDKALTVVNEYKNPTNVSLPYDVKVQCMHCDHPACVSACIVGAFSKQENGTVLWDTDMCIGCRYCMVACPFQIPAFEYEEALSPDIKKCDFCFDRTKEGKLPACIEICPVEALTYGPRTELIKIARERIKRNPERYVDHIYGEYEVGGTAWMYLSGVEFEKLDFPKLPQNPAPGVSESIQHGIFAYFVPPVSLYALLGGLMWITKKRDEKEKV, from the coding sequence ATGGCTAAACAAAACCGAAGAGACTTCTTCAAAACCACTGCACTGCTCGGCGCCGGAATAACCGGGTTATCTTCCAAACCTGCCAAAGCTGCACCTGAAAATATTTTATCCGAAGACCGTATGGGAGTACTGGTCGATACTACCGTCTGCGTTGGCTGCAGGAATTGTGAATGGGCATGTAAAAATGCTCACGATCTTCCCGCAGGAAACATTGAGGATTACGCAGACAGATCAGTTTATGAGAAGATGAGAAGACCAAATGATAAAGCATTAACAGTGGTGAACGAATATAAAAATCCCACGAATGTTTCACTTCCGTACGATGTTAAAGTTCAATGTATGCATTGCGATCATCCGGCGTGTGTTTCGGCCTGCATAGTTGGAGCGTTTTCAAAGCAGGAGAACGGCACTGTTCTATGGGATACGGATATGTGCATAGGCTGCCGCTATTGTATGGTTGCTTGTCCTTTCCAGATTCCGGCTTTTGAATATGAAGAAGCATTATCACCTGATATAAAAAAATGTGATTTTTGTTTTGACAGAACAAAGGAAGGAAAACTTCCTGCCTGTATTGAGATTTGTCCGGTGGAAGCACTTACATACGGACCACGTACTGAACTGATTAAAATTGCCCGCGAAAGAATTAAACGAAATCCTGAAAGATACGTTGATCACATTTACGGCGAATATGAAGTTGGCGGCACAGCCTGGATGTATCTGTCAGGTGTTGAGTTTGAAAAATTAGATTTCCCGAAACTCCCCCAAAATCCCGCGCCCGGTGTTTCTGAATCAATCCAGCATGGAATATTCGCTTACTTCGTTCCACCTGTTTCACTTTACGCTTTGTTAGGCGGACTTATGTGGATAACAAAAAAGCGTGACGAGAAGGAGAAGGTGTAA
- the hybB gene encoding Ni/Fe-hydrogenase cytochrome b subunit, translating to MEHVNAEPVLTKKFWTPGVMILAVIAVNGIVFLLGRFLFGMGAVTNLDNQFPWGLWIGVDVAAGVALAAGGFTTAALGHVMHRERYHAVVRPALLTAMLGYTFVAFGVFVDIGRYYFIWHPLVMWNGNSALFEVGICVMIYLTVLYIEFLPVVTERFIGKVKLPGFISKFNKPVDSLLRVLDRGLSKTMFIFIIAGVVLSSLHQSSLGTLMVIAGSKMHPLWQTPVLPLLFLLSAIAVGFPMVIFESLIASRSFGLKPEMDVLSRLGNMVAPILGIYLAAKIGDMFIRETFVYLGEVTTESVMFTIEVVVGVIIPLRMFLSRTVLKSPTLIFIAAALVVFGVFINRVNNFIVAYTPPYASHSYFPSFGEISVTAGCVALLVLAYRFIVMNFPVVSGHDKKHTPKTKYAIRGTGK from the coding sequence ATGGAACATGTAAATGCTGAACCGGTATTAACAAAAAAATTCTGGACACCAGGAGTAATGATTCTTGCTGTGATTGCAGTGAACGGAATTGTTTTTCTTCTCGGTCGATTCTTATTCGGGATGGGTGCAGTAACAAATTTAGATAATCAATTCCCCTGGGGTTTGTGGATTGGAGTTGATGTTGCAGCCGGTGTTGCGCTTGCGGCTGGCGGTTTTACTACAGCAGCATTGGGTCACGTTATGCACAGGGAAAGATATCATGCTGTTGTTCGTCCTGCATTACTTACTGCAATGCTTGGTTATACATTCGTTGCGTTCGGAGTGTTTGTAGATATCGGACGTTATTATTTTATCTGGCATCCTCTCGTTATGTGGAACGGTAATTCCGCGTTGTTTGAAGTTGGTATTTGTGTGATGATATATCTTACTGTTCTGTATATCGAATTTCTGCCGGTTGTAACAGAAAGGTTCATCGGCAAGGTTAAACTTCCCGGATTCATTTCAAAATTTAACAAGCCGGTGGATTCGCTGCTAAGAGTACTTGACAGGGGATTATCAAAAACAATGTTCATTTTTATTATCGCGGGAGTTGTTCTTTCATCATTGCATCAGTCTTCATTGGGAACATTGATGGTGATAGCCGGTTCAAAAATGCATCCTCTGTGGCAGACACCAGTTCTTCCTTTGTTGTTCTTGCTATCCGCTATTGCAGTCGGATTCCCAATGGTAATATTTGAATCGCTTATTGCATCAAGATCATTCGGATTAAAACCTGAAATGGATGTACTATCCAGGCTTGGAAACATGGTTGCCCCGATCCTCGGAATTTACCTCGCTGCAAAAATAGGTGATATGTTCATCAGGGAAACATTTGTTTATCTCGGTGAAGTAACAACTGAAAGCGTAATGTTCACAATTGAAGTTGTTGTAGGAGTAATTATCCCGTTAAGGATGTTCCTTTCTCGTACAGTATTAAAATCACCGACGCTGATATTTATTGCAGCAGCACTTGTTGTCTTCGGCGTTTTCATAAACAGGGTTAATAATTTTATTGTTGCTTATACACCACCTTATGCTTCGCATTCATACTTCCCGTCATTTGGAGAAATATCTGTAACAGCAGGTTGTGTTGCTTTACTTGTTCTTGCGTACAGGTTTATTGTAATGAACTTTCCTGTAGTAAGTGGTCACGATAAAAAGCACACACCAAAAACAAAGTATGCTATCAGGGGGACAGGAAAATGA
- a CDS encoding HAMP domain-containing protein — translation MFRNIFHKIGYKLIFAVGITTLLIISVFAYFNIRTNSSALLEEVENHANQLSETVKYSVHYDMMLNQRERIHKIINTIGEQESIREVRILNKVGEIIYSSHENDIGRMVDKKAESCYACHAADQPLEKLSITQRTRIFRLHPDSSRVLGIINPIYNEESCWAADCHAHSKDQTVLGVLDVTMSLDDVDKSIQTIEIEIAIFALIAIAAISFIIGMLVRKMIDTPVRELVDATKQVASGDLNYSIKDKGNDELGLLARSFNNMTKKLSEARMQLFQSDKLASLGRLAAGVAHEINNPLTGVLTYSSFLLKRTQDNPEIQEDLKVIVRETKRSREIVKSLLDFARQSVPKKNAADLNEIINQSITVVESQLTLNNVKIEKHLDAELPRITVDSNQMQQVFINLVVNASDAIGKNGGTVTISTTLLKRSPVGITQIKKASCPKRHDLTDNEIKIDGLPSIKIKAKSNNSEGFIYLDPVYGKNRHQYDVSLELKKEIQMMCPQCNTSLTDETKKCPDCGAPVFYLEVPQHGRYEGCSRRGCNWQRWEAVDQSGQKEYAEIKIKDTGCGIPKDELPRIFEPFFSTKGQKGTGLGLAVIWGIIDNHDGSISVESEQGKGTVFTVILPVSK, via the coding sequence ATGTTCAGAAATATTTTTCATAAGATAGGCTACAAACTGATATTCGCCGTCGGCATTACGACGCTTCTTATTATCAGCGTGTTTGCTTATTTCAATATAAGGACAAACAGCAGCGCCCTTCTTGAAGAAGTTGAAAATCATGCTAACCAATTAAGTGAAACGGTAAAATACAGCGTTCATTATGATATGATGTTGAATCAGCGTGAACGCATACATAAAATTATTAATACCATTGGCGAACAGGAAAGTATCAGGGAAGTTCGTATTCTGAATAAAGTCGGTGAGATTATTTATTCTTCACACGAGAATGATATTGGCAGGATGGTTGATAAAAAAGCTGAAAGCTGCTATGCATGCCATGCCGCAGATCAGCCGCTGGAAAAACTATCAATCACACAGAGGACGAGAATATTCCGGCTGCATCCTGATTCATCACGTGTACTTGGTATAATCAATCCCATTTACAATGAAGAATCGTGCTGGGCTGCAGATTGTCATGCTCACTCAAAAGATCAGACAGTGCTTGGTGTACTTGATGTTACTATGAGTCTTGATGATGTTGATAAAAGCATTCAGACAATTGAAATTGAAATTGCAATCTTCGCACTCATAGCTATTGCGGCAATCAGTTTTATTATCGGAATGTTAGTAAGAAAAATGATAGACACTCCCGTTCGTGAACTTGTTGATGCAACCAAGCAGGTGGCAAGCGGAGATCTGAATTATTCAATTAAAGATAAGGGCAATGATGAATTAGGCTTACTTGCCAGGTCATTCAACAATATGACTAAAAAACTTTCCGAAGCCAGAATGCAGTTATTTCAATCGGATAAACTTGCATCACTCGGAAGATTAGCAGCGGGTGTCGCGCACGAAATTAATAATCCGCTTACTGGTGTGCTTACTTACAGCAGTTTCCTGCTTAAGCGTACACAGGATAATCCTGAAATACAGGAAGACCTGAAAGTGATTGTCAGAGAAACAAAAAGAAGCAGGGAAATTGTTAAAAGTTTACTTGACTTTGCCCGACAATCCGTACCAAAGAAAAATGCCGCCGATCTTAATGAGATAATAAATCAATCAATAACTGTAGTTGAAAGCCAGCTTACTTTAAACAATGTAAAGATAGAGAAGCATCTGGATGCTGAGCTTCCCCGCATAACTGTTGATTCAAACCAGATGCAGCAGGTATTTATCAATCTTGTTGTTAATGCTTCCGATGCCATCGGAAAAAATGGAGGCACTGTTACAATCTCAACTACGTTGCTAAAACGTTCACCGGTTGGTATTACACAGATAAAGAAAGCTTCATGTCCCAAACGTCATGATCTGACTGATAATGAAATAAAAATTGACGGACTTCCATCGATTAAAATAAAAGCAAAATCAAATAACAGTGAAGGGTTTATTTACCTTGATCCTGTTTACGGAAAAAACCGGCATCAGTATGATGTTTCTCTCGAACTTAAAAAAGAAATTCAAATGATGTGTCCGCAGTGTAATACATCACTCACAGACGAGACTAAGAAATGTCCTGATTGTGGTGCGCCAGTTTTTTACCTGGAAGTCCCTCAGCACGGCAGATACGAAGGATGCAGCAGAAGAGGCTGCAATTGGCAGCGCTGGGAGGCAGTGGACCAGTCGGGACAAAAGGAATATGCTGAAATTAAAATAAAGGATACAGGCTGCGGAATACCCAAGGATGAACTGCCGAGAATTTTTGAACCATTCTTTAGTACGAAAGGACAGAAGGGAACAGGACTTGGACTCGCTGTTATATGGGGTATCATCGATAATCATGATGGTTCAATTAGTGTTGAAAGTGAGCAAGGCAAAGGAACAGTGTTTACAGTAATACTTCCGGTGAGTAAATAA